One Spinacia oleracea cultivar Varoflay chromosome 4, BTI_SOV_V1, whole genome shotgun sequence DNA segment encodes these proteins:
- the LOC130471634 gene encoding uncharacterized protein, with amino-acid sequence MLVPMCLCLLCFVQEYPDPSLGGWVLPDARISYTGESRSEIVETFPEDRVFHAPLPEGVQAVPARTANAMVGVINRLKSALVRARSALSCRSPHSTRTGAGRAGADDAGPSGGGRGREERERARRSPLRHRRSDVGTSSSGESIRDG; translated from the exons atgctcgtgcccatgtgtttatgcttACTGTGTTTCGTGCAGGAGTAtcctgacccttcgttagggggatgggtgcttcccgatgctcggatttcgtataccggagagagtagatccgagattgtggagactttcccggaagaccgggttttccatgctccgctccctgagggagtacaggcg gttccggcccgtacggccaacgcgatggtgggagtgatcaaccggttgaagtccgcgttggttcgggcccgatctgcactttcttgcaggagcccccactccactcgg acgggggctggacgagccggggccgacgacgcagGTCCCTCGGGTGGGGGACGCGGtcgtgaggagagagagagggcacggcgCTCGcctctacggcatcgccgttctgatgTGGGgacgagttcttccggggagag
- the LOC110796513 gene encoding probable ribose-5-phosphate isomerase 3, chloroplastic yields MASAAFSLLPSTSSTTFNRHATTKLLNLKFLHNHRNKPFFTTTIKSLSSPSPTPVLTQDDLKKLAAEKAVDSVKSGMVLGLGTGSTAAFAVSRIGELLSAGKLTNIVGIPTSKRTAEQAASLGIPLSVLDDHPRIDLAIDGADEVDPDLNLVKGRGGALLREKMVEAASDKFIVVVDDTKLVDGLGGSRLAMPVEVVQFCWKYNLKRLQEIFKELGCEAKLRMEGDSSPYVTDNSNYIVDLYFPTSIKDAEAAGREISALEGVVEHGLFLGMASEVIIAGKTGVSVKTK; encoded by the exons ATGGCTTCCgccgctttctctctcctcccctccACCTCCTCCACCACCTTTAACCGCCATGCCACCACCAAACTCCTCAACCTCAAATTCCTCCACAACCACCGTAACAAACCCTTCTTCACCACCACAATCAAATCTCTCTCTTCTCCCTCCCCAACACCAGTCTTAACTCAAGACGATCTCAAGAAACTCGCCGCCGAAAAAGCCGTCGACTCCGTCAAATCCGGCATGGTTCTCGGTCTCGGAACCGGAAGTACTGCCGCATTTGCTGTCTCGCGAATCGGCGAGCTTCTCTCTGCCGGAAAACTGACCAACATCGTTGGAATTCCTACCTCGAAGCGGACCGCAGAGCAGGCGGCGTCTCTTGGAATTCCGCTCTCCGTTCTCGATGATCATCCTCGAATTGACCTCGCCATTGATGGCGCCGATGAGGTTGATCCTGATCTTAATCTGGTTAAGGGGCGCGGTGGGGCGCTCTTGAGAGAAAAGATGGTTGAAGCTGCTAGTGATaaatttattgttgttgttgatgatacTAAGCTTGTTGATGGTTTGGGTGGTAGTCGTCTTGCTATGCCTGTTGAAGTTGTTCAATTTTGCTGGAAATATAATCTCAAGAGATTACAG GAGATCTTTAAGGAGCTGGGTTGTGAGGCAAAATTGAGAATGGAAGGGGATAGCAGTCCTTATGTGACTGACAACTCGAATTACATCGTGGATTTATACTTCCCGACCTCGATTAAGGATGCTGAAGCTGCAGGGAGAGAAATTTCGGCCTTGGAAGGCGTAGTAGAACATGGGTTGTTCTTGGGTATGGCTAGCGAAGTCATCATTGCTGGGAAAACTGGAGTTAGTGTGAAAACCAAGTGA
- the LOC110796515 gene encoding uncharacterized protein, which yields MATSSHPASAVLLLFFLSITAFGDSEKCSQVSCGKGTCESKPDYLPHGFICECDSGWRRTRLTDSEEQYLQFLPCIIPNCSINYSCMPPAPPLPAIPINSSDVSVFNPCNWVYCGEGTCKNSSDYMHMCECQPGAYNLFNVSHFPCYSDCALGSDCSKLGINVSKTSVTLGPTSSISQTSSSGNHGMRSWKLNWIVITMMFLAAILW from the exons ATGGCTACCTCCAGTCACCCAGCATCTGCAGTTCtacttttattctttctttcaaTCACTGCTTTCGGAGATTCAG AAAAATGCAGTCAGGTAAGTTGTGGGAAAGGCACATGTGAATCTAAACCAGACTACTTACCACATGGTTTCATATGTGAATGTGATTCTGGCTGGAGAAGAACGCGCCTAACAGACAGCGAGGAACAATATCTACAATTTCTTCCATGTATAATTCCAAATT GTTCTATAAACTACTCCTGCATGCCACCTGCTCCTCCGCTTCCAGCTATCCCCATAAACTCATCTGACGTATCTGTCTTTAATC CTTGCAATTGGGTCTACTGTGGCGAAGGGACATGCAAAAACTCGTCAGACTACATGCACATGTGTGAATGTCAACCAGGAGCCTACAATCTCTTCAACGTATCACACTTTCCATGTTACAGCGACT GTGCTCTCGGATCTGATTGCTCCAAGCTAGGAATAAATGTTTCTAAAACATCAGTTACATTAGGTCCTACTTCAAGTATCAGTCAGACTTCAAGCAGCGGAAACCATG GGATGCGGTCATGGAAGCTCAACTGGATAGTTATCACAATGATGTTTCTGGCTGCAATTTTGTGGTAA